The genome window TGGCGAGCAGAACCCCCGACAGCCGTCCGGAACCCCCGTTGGGGTCGACCCCGCCCAGAACCGCCACGAGAATGGCCTGGAGGATGTAGGAGACCCCATAGTCCGCCTTCGCAGAGTTGGTTCGGGAGTACATGACGAGCCCTGCGGCGGCGGCCAGGAGGCCGGACATCATGTAGGTCTCTATCAGGACGAGCGTGTTGTTCACCCCTGCGAAACGGGTGGCCGACGCATTCGTCCCCAGCGCATAGAGCTTGAAGCCCCAAGTCGTCCGAGCGAGCATCGCACTGCAGAGCAGCATCGCGAGGGCGAAGACGATCAGCGGAACCGGTACGCCCAAGAGGTAGCCGTTGCCCAACCAGAGGAAGGGCTCGGGAAAACCGTGGAGAGCCGAGCCCCGGGTCAGGATGATCGCCGTCCCCGTGAAGATCTGCATGGTACCGAGCGTGACCAGTATCGGTGGCAAGGACATCCCCGCGACGAGCAGGCCGTTCGCCAGGCCGCAGAGGATCCCGGCCGTCAAGGAGACGACGACGGCCAGGACGACGACGAGAACGGCCGAATCCGGATAATGGGGAATGAAGTGCAGCATCAGCATGCTGCCCAGAATTCCGGAGAGCGTTGCCGTCCCGACCACGGCCAGGTCTATTCCGCCCGATATCATGGAGAGGGTCATGGCGATGGACAGAAGTCCGACCTCCGCGAACTGAAAGGACATGGAGGTGAAGTTCCGCAGGGAGATAAAACGCCCCGGGACGAGGAGACCCATTCCGAGGAAGATCAGGCACGCAATCCCGAACAGCCTCTGGAGCTGCGAGGTTCTCAGCAACAGATTGCAAGCGATTCTAAACATTCGAGGGCACTCCCCTCGCACGCCCGGCCCGAATGAGGCGCTTCAGGGCCGGCAGGCCTATGCCGGTCAGGATCATGAGGCCCGCGACGACCCGCTGCCAGTAGCTGGGGACGCCCATCAGGATCAGGCTGTTAGTCATAATAGAGAGGAGCCCCACGCCCATCAGGGTACCCGTGACCGTTCCGTAGCCTCCCGATATGCGCGCCCCTCCGAGGACGACGGCAGCCAGGATATTCAGCTCGCTGCCCACGAGGTCGAAGGGATTCGCCATCCGAGACAGGGAGCAATGGACGATTCCAGTGAGTCCGGCAAGCGCCCCCGCGAGGACATAGGTGAAGCAGCGTATGGCGGCAAGGTTGAAGCCGACGCGCTCGGCTGATGCGGCATCGCCTCCCAGGGCGTAGATGCCCCGGCCGATGAGCGTCCGGTTCAGGATCCAGCTCGCCAGAAACGCGGCGACCAGAAGAAAAAGCACAGCCCCGGGGAGTCCGTACACGATTCCCGACTCGCTCGTCCCCCGAAAGAGATCCCAGCGCGAGAAGGCGACCATGGCCTGCGGGAGGTTCGAGATGTGGTTGCTCCCGATGAAGGCCAGGAGAAAGCCGCGATAAAGGTTTTGCGTCCCCAGGGTGACGATGAACGGGGGCAGCCCTGCCGCCGCGATGAAGAGGGCGTTGACGAACCCCAGGAGCGCCCCGGCAGAGGCGCCCAAGAGGAAAATCCAGACCATGGGCCCCTGATATCCCACCCCGACGAGGAACTTGGTTGTCGCATAGAAGGAGACCGCCGCTATTGCGGTGAAGGAGATGTCGATCCCGCCCGAGATGAGAACCATGTGGGCCCCCAAGGCAAACAGCCCCGTCACCGTAGCGCTTCTCAGAAGATCGCACAGGTTCATCAGAGACCAAAAGGCGGGATTGACGCTGCCGATGACGACGGAGAGCACAATCGTCGTCGCGGCCACCCAGAACTCGTTACGCCCCAACCATCGTTTCAGGATCGTGCTCATCCCGCCAAAGCCTCCATCAGTTCCCACTCCGAAGCGTCCGCTGACGTCTCCCCGACGACGCGCCCTTCCCGCATCAAAAGGATGCGGCTACACGTGGACAGCAGCTCCGGAATATCGTTCGATATGATCAGGACGGTCATCCCTTCGTAGGCCAGCTCACGCAGAAGCGCATGGATCTCTGCCTTCGAGCCGACGTCGACACCGGCCGTGGGAGCGTTCAGGATCAGGAGCCGCGGCTCGGTGGCCAGCCACCGGGCCAGCAACACGCGCTGCTGATTCCCGCCCGAGAGGTTCCTGACGGGGATATCGACGGAGGGAGCGGCTATCCTGAGTTTCTCCAACCAGCTCCGCGCGCTCTCACGGACGCGGTGCATCCGCAGGAAGCCGCCGCAGGAGAGGCGGTCGATCACGCTCAGAGCCATGTTCCTAGCTATCGACACGGGCAGAAGGAGCCCCTCCGAAAGGCGATCCTCGGGGACGTAGGCAATCCCCAGCCTCATGGCGTCCCGCACACTGTTCACGCGAACGGTGCCGCCCGAGATCTCGATCGTTCCGGACTTCGCGGGCTGAAACCCGAAAAGAGAGAGGGCGAGCTCGGTGGCCCCGCAGCCCAGGGCGCCCGTTATCCCCAGGATCTCCCCCCTATACAGGTCGAAGGAGACGTCCCGATAGGCGCCTGGAAGGTTCAGGCCGCGAACGCGAAGAAACGGCCTCTCTCCAGAGTTTTTTTCGTGGCGAAAGCGCGCCACTGCGATCTCGCGTCCGGTCATAAAAAAGGTCAGGCGGTTCGTGTCGAACTGGCGCGCCTCCTCGTCCGCCACGACCCTGCCGTTCCGCAGCACCGTGATCGTGTCGGAGATCTTCAGAACCTCATCAAGTTTGTGCGTGACGAAAAGGGCGGAGACCCCGCGGCGTTTCTGCTCCTCCATGATCGCCAGCAGCCGTTCGATCTCCTGACGGGTCAGGGCCGTCGTCGGCTCGTCCATGATGATCAGGCGCGCGCCCTGCACGACGGCCCGGACAATGGCCACCAGTTGTTTGGAGGCAACCGGGAGCTCCTCCACCAAAGCATCGGGGTCGAGACGCACCTGCAGGCGCTCCATTGCCTTCCGCGCGATTTCGTTCATCTCTCCACGGTCGATGGTACGCCTGCCGGAGGCCACCAGGGTGTTGAGCGCGACGTTCTCCGCCACCGTCAGGTTGGGGAAGAGCGAAAAATCCTGGTAGATGACCTGAATGCCTTTGGCGATGGAGAGACGGGGCCTCAAAAAGGAGTGCTCTTCCCCGTCGATGAGCACGCTGCCCGAGTCGGGCCGGATAATCCCGGCGACCAGTTTGATCAGGGTCGACTTGCCGGATCCGTTCTCGCCGACAAGGCATCGGATCTCTCCCTGTTCGAGCCGCAGATTGACGCCGCGAAGCGCCCTCACCCCCGAGAAGGATTTGCTGATGTCCTTGAGCTCAAGATAGGGGAGCAACGCCCTTGCCTCCTCTCCAGGATACTTCCGAAAAAATGAAAAGCAGAGGGAAGCCCAAACTGTCCAGCTTCCCTCTAGATTCAGCTAAAAGTTATACTGATCCATATTGTCCTTGGTGACGTCGACCCAAGCCTGGCCGTAGATTACCTTGCCATCGAGTTTGATCTTTTCATAGCCCTTGACCTTGAGATCGGCCCCATCCTCAACTGCTTGCCCATCCAGAACCAGCTCCGCGACCCTGTTCATAGCGTAGCCGGCCTCGGCGGGGTCCCAGAAGCTGATCATGTCGACGGCCCCCGTCTTGAGGTACTGGCCGGAGACCGACACAAGGCTGGTCCCCACGACGGCAGTCTTGTCGGCGAGGCCCATCTCCTCGATCGCCAGGCCGGCCCCCGCCACGTCCACGGCCGAGCTACCGATGAACCCCTTGAGGTTGGGGAACGCCTTAAAGAGCTCGCGCGTCCGAGCGTAGGCGGTCTGCTGGTCGTCGTTGGTCTCGATCTTCTGCCCCACCCACTTCATGTCGGGATAGTGGGCCTTCTGATGCTCGATGGCTGCGTCCACCCATTCGTTATGGGTTTTCGAGGTCAGGCTGCCGACCATGACGACGTATTCGCCCTTCTTATCCATCAGTGCAGCCAGTGCGTCCATGAAGTGTACCCCATAGGCGGCGTTATCGAACGCCTCAATGTCGTAGTCCACGTTCTGCTGCGCCGAGGCCTCGTGGGTGACGACCACGATCTTCTGATCCCGGGCCTTCTTGAGCACGGGCTCTAGGGCCTCGGCGGAGAAGGGCACGACGCAGAGGGCGTCCACCCCCTGTGCGATCAGATCCTCGACTATCTGCACCTGCAGGGCGGCATCGGCCTTGGACGGCCCCTGCTGGAACGCGTTGACGCCGTTGTCGGCCGCATAGCGCACGACCCCTTCCTCCATGCGCTGGAACCAGTTGACTCCGCTCAATTTGACCACCGTAGCAATCACGCGTTCCTGCGCCGCAGCCATGGTCACGAACAGAGCGACCAACGCCAAAACCAGAACCAAACTTACTCCAACCACCTTTTTCATGCCTTTTCCCTCCTCGTGTGCTTTCCTCATTGCTTCGACAGCCTCTCATGGACAAAAACGCATTGCACTGCACTGCAAGTTCAAACCGCTTCAAACGGAATACCCTGACGCTCCAATTCCTGCGACACCTCGGGAAAGAGGCCCCTGTCCGTCACGACCCTGTCGATGTCCGAAAAATCACAAATCTTGACGAGGGCGCTCTTCCCGAATTTGGAGTGGTCGGCAACCAGGATGACCTCCTGTGCGGCCCGGACGATCAGCTGTTTTATGGAGCGTTCGGCGATGTTCGCATTGAAGATGCCCTCCTGAAGATCAATGGCATCCGCCCCCAGAAAGGCTTTGTTGACGCGAACATCTCGAAAGAAACTCTCGGTGTCGGCGCCAAGCGTTTCGTTGAAATTGCACCGGATGCGGCCTCCGGCCAAAAATACGGAGGAGGACGAATGGTATTCCGAGCAACCCGCGATCGCGAGGTCGTAGGTCAATACCGTAAGCCGCCTGTGTTCGGAGAGCTGACGGGCTATCTCGAGCGTCGTCGAGCCCGCATCCAGGATCAGGGTGTCCCCGTCGGCGACGAGAGAGGCCGCACGGCTCCCGATGCGGGCTTTTTCCTCCACAAAGGCCTTCGTCTTGTCAGCATAGGCGTTCTCGAAGGCTGTGCTAAGGGACGGGAGAACCGCACCGCCGTGAGTGCGGCTCAGAAGGCCCCGCTCGCTCAGCAGCTCCAGGTCGCGGCGCACCGTGGACTCGGATACCCCGAGAAGAGGAACCAGACTCTCTACGGTGACGGCTCCCTCACTGCGAAGGGCGTCCATGATCCTGCGCTGACGCCCCGCCGGAAGAATCGAGGGATGCGCACGTCTTTGCATCGCTTTCCCCTCCATAGAACATTAGTACATTCTTTGACGATGTCAAAGTAAGTTTAGAACAGCGTCAAGAAAAAATCAATATCGTTCAAAAAAAATGACCGATATTGATTGATATTTGTTCAAACGCTACTGGATGTCTGCGGGGACAGACATTGCTTATGCGGTACAATACTCCTGCAAAACTTGGCCCCCTCCTAAAGCTGATTTTTTCCCCAGGACATTCCCAGTCGAGGCCCGCCAATTTTGGAAGGCGCGGCATTACCTAGACCTGTCCACCAACTTTGCAAAAATAGCGACCAAGAGTTATTCTTTAGGGCATGAATAACTTGAAAAGATGCGAGCAATTGAAGGAAGAAGAGTATCAGGGGATATTTGGAGTATCAAAGGCTACCTTTGATAAGATGCTGTCGATTTTGGAAGAAGCTTACATTTGGAAGAAGCTTACAAACGACTACATTCCAAGGGGGGAAGTCCGCTTGAGAGCTTATCTGTTTTAGATAAGCTGATAATTACTTTGGAATACTATCGAGAGTATCGCACTATGCGACATATCGCCTTTGACTATGGAGTATCGAAAAGTATGGTCCATAAGAGCATTCATTGGGTAGAGGATGTGCTGATCCGGAGTAAAGAGTTTTCTTTGCCCTCCAAAAGAAGTCTTTTAGACTCAACTTTCGCACTCAACTTTCACAGATAACTTTTAGGTTCCCAAGGCTTGGAATCAGAAGATCAAGAGCTCTAAAATCGTCTTGAAAAACTGTTCAAGCGGATAGATCCAGCCTTTTCTTCAATGCGACCGGAAGAGAGGTCACGAAGGCCTCAATTTTTTCCTTGTAGGCGCCGCTTCTCTTCAGAAGAGAGCCCAGTTTGAAGGAGTGGAAAAAGGACCCTGTTACGGAAGAGATTTCGTTTAGGGTAGCAGCGGTTTGTGTTATGATTTGCAAGGCTTGGACCTCCAGGGGATTTTGTTTTTTGACGATACAATTTTACCCAAAAGGCTTCCAGGCCGCTTCTTTTTTTTTGCCTCTTTATTCCTTTTTCAAGTTTCGAGACCTGATTTCCTGGCCTTTTTTACTGCGAAAGTTGAGTTAAAATCACCTGCATCGGTCCTCGCGGATCAGGTCCTCCAGAAAGGGCGGCAGCACGAAGGCCGCACGATGCACGGCGTTGGTGTAGTAGCGCGTACCCCGGACCTCCCGAATAGGCGTGGCCGGGTCGGGGGAGAGGGACGCGGCCCCGTAGGTCCACATCCCCGTCGGATAGGTGGGGACGGCCCCCCAGTACATCCGCACGACGGGGAAGACGGTGCGCATCTGGCCGATGGCCTGCCTCATCAGCGCCGTGTCGGAAAAGGGCGACTCCGTCAGCTCCACCATCAGCCCCTTGGGGGTCAACACTCTTTTGATGTCCGCATAGAAGGGGGACTGGAAGAGCCCGGCGGCGAACTCCACGGGGTCGGTGCTGTCCACGATGGCCACGTCGAAGCGGTCGGACGTGGTGCGGATGTACTCCAGGGCGTCCAGGCAACGCACGTCGGCGCGCGGGTCGTCCAGAGCGCACCCTATGGAGGGGAGCCAGCGCTTGGATGCCGCCACCACCCTCTCGTCGATGTCGATCAGCGTGCAGACCTCGACGCAGGGGTGCCTCAGGACCTCGCGCAGAATGGCGCCGTCCCCTCCGCCCACGATCAGGACCCGCCTGGGGTCGGGATGAGCGCAGATGGGAACGTGCGCCATCATCTCCGAGTAGCAGAACTCGTCCCGTTCCGTGAGCTGGATGGCCCCGTCCAGCATCAGGGCCCTGCCGTATTCCGGGGTCTCCACGACCAGGATGTCCTGCCAGGGGGTCCGCTCCTGGTGCAGGATGTCCGTGACCTTCAGCGAGAGCCGAAGGTTCTCCGTCTGCTCCTCCGTCATCCAAAGGTTGTTCGAGCGCTTTGCCCGTGTTACCGGTTTCTCGTCGGTCCCGCTCATGCCGATCCCCTCCCAATCTAAAGAAACGCTAACTTAATCCGGAGCCCCTTCCTTCTCTGGGGCCGACGCCGCCCCCAAAGGGGGGCTTGATGTACTTCATTCCCTCCAGCGCATCCTGCGGACGTTGTCGAACCAGGACGGGGGGGCCTCCTCCTTCGATGCGGACCTTGACGAGGACGCTCTCCCCTTCGTATTGGGGCCGGATGTCCCCTCCGTAACGTCGTAGAATTCTCGGTCGGCGTGATATGAGGACGATGAGGCTCGCCCCTTCAGCCTGTCGTGGCAGTAGGCCCCTGCCGCACCGAACAGCGCGGTGAGCACGGCCCAACCCAGAAGCCTCAGGATAAAGGAGGGGAGCACGAACAGGACGAAGGAGGCCACGCTGAACAGGAGCCCCAGGATGCAGAGCAGCATGGGGGCGAAGACGAGGAGCAGAATCCCCCTTTCCCGAATGTCGGAGCCCTGCCACTCCGTCAGTATTCGGCCCAGCCCGCCGAGGAGGCGGGGGGGCCAAAGGCGGGTGAGGACCTGAGAGAAGAAAGTACGGAACAACGCGATGCCTCCTTTGTCGCCTGTCCGGGTTCTCGTTTCAGACTGTGCCCGCGCCCTCGAGCGGTCCCTGCGTTCCGCGCGGTATCCGAGGCGGGGCGTCTCTAAATTATAACAGGGGGAGATTACAGCGGGGGGAGAGGGGATGGCCGTTTTCGTACTTTTTCCGCCAAAATCGTTTTTGCGGTAAACTGACGAGGAATCGGCAGGGGGCTCATGATAGGATAAAAAGCTGAACATGGACTTCCCTGTCCGGAAATCAAGGTCAGGACACCACGATGGGACAGAAGGCGGGAATGACGTGACGGATAACGTGACGGATAAATGGAAGCTGACGCCCGGGAAACTGAGACGGCTGAAGGACCCCGGGAGCTGGAAGGTGAAGGGGACCGACGAATGGGGCCCCGGCCGAAAAGGGGTGGGGCTCATCGGCCAGGAGCGGGCGGTGGAGTCGATCTCCTTCGGCCTGATGGTCCCGGGGAGGGGATACAACATCTTCGTGACCGGCCAGCCGGGCAGCGGGCGCACCAGCTATGCGCTCGAACGTCTCAGGGAGCGGGCGGCCGACCTCCCCGCCCCGGACGACTGGCTTTACCTTCACAACTTCGACGAGCCGGGGGAGCCCCTGGCGATGTCGGTGTCCGCCGGACGGGGAAAGGAGCTCTGCGCCGCCCTGGACGGGCTGCTGAACGAGCTCAAGGCCACGATCAGCAAGGCATTCGAGCAGAGTCAGTACGAGGACGCCAAGGCGCAGTACGTCAAGGAGTTCCAGGAGAAGGCGGGGACGATCATGGACGAGCTCAAGTCCTGGGCCGCCGAGCACCATTTCTCCCTCAAACGCACCCCGCAGGGGTTCGTCAACATCCCCCTGATCGAGGCCGAGGACGAGGAGGGCAAGCCCGTCGTTCGGGAGATCCAGCAGGAGGAGTTCGAGGCCCTGGACGAGAAGGAGCAGAAGCGCTATCAGGCGCTCTCCGAGGATGTGTCCCAGAGGACGCTTCTGGGGCTGCGCCGCATCCGCGACATGGAGAAGGAGCTCAAGGAGCGGATCGGCGAGCTCGAGGCCGAGATATGCCGGGCCGCGATAGCCCCCTGCATGGCGGACGTCCGCGAGGCGTACTCGGGCAACGAGCCTCTGTCGAAGTGGTTCGACCGGATGGCCGAGGACGTCATCGAGAACTTCGGGGCGTTCGTCACCGCGGTCCGGGACGAGTCGGCCGAGGTCGACTTCTCTCGATATCTGGGCAACCTCTTCGTCTCGAACGACCCGAAGGACGGGGCTCCGGTGGTCTGGGAGACCAACCCCACCTACTACAACCTCGCGGGGAAGGTGGAGTACGAGAGCCGCCAGGGCTACCTCTACACCGACTTTCGCCGCATCGTGGCGGGCGCCTTCCATAAGGCCAACGGCGGGTTCCTGGTTCTCGATGCGGAGAAGGTGCTCATGAACTTCATGTCCTGGGAGGCGGTCAAGCGCCTGCTCCGCACCCAGGAGGCGTCCATCGAGAACCTCGGGGAACAGTACGGGGCGATCCCCGTGTCCTCGCTGCGTCCCAGCCCGATTCGGATGAACCTCAAGGTCGTGATGATCGGGATGCCCTACATCTACGAGCTGCTGCAGCATTACGACCCGGAGTTCCGGAAGCTCTTCAAGGTCAAGGCGAGCTTCGACACGGACATGCCCCGGACGGCCGCGACGGAGCGCCGGATGGGGCTGTGCGTGAGGGACATCCTGCGGCGGGAGAACCTGAAGCCCTTCGACGCGGAGGCGTTGTCCGAGGTCATCGAGTGGGCCAGCCGGGACGCGGAGGACCAGAACCTCCTCTCGGCGGAGCTGGGCCGGCTCCGGGAACTGCTGATGGAGTCCCATGCCTGGGCCGCCGGGTCGAGCGGGCCGCGCGTGGGCCGGGAGCACGTCCGCAAGGCCATCGAGCACAAGCGCTACCGGTCGGGCATGTATCAGGAGAAGCTGACCCGTGCCTTCGAGGACGGGGTCATCCGGGTGGATACGGACGGAGCCGTGGTGGGACAGGTCAACGGCCTGGCCGTCCTGGACCTGACGGACTACCGCTTCGGGCACCCCTCGCGCATCACGGCCAACGTCTTCATGGGGCAGGAAGGGGTCGTCAACATCGAGCGGGAGGTGCGCATGACGGGGCCCATCCACAACAAGGGGCTGATGATCCTATCGAGCTACCTGGGGAGGAAATACGCCCAGGACATGCCCCTGACGCTCTCCGCGCGAATCACGTTCGAGCAGAACTACGGGGGCATCGAGGGGGACAGCGCCTCCTCCACGGAGCTCTACTGCCTTCTCTCGGCCCTCTCGGGGCTTCCCCTGAACCAGGGGATCGCCGTCACGGGTTCCGTGGACCAGTTCGGAAACGTCCAGCCGATCGGGGGTGTCAACGAGAAGATCGAGGGCTTCTTCGACTATTGCAGGATCGCGGGGCTGACGGGGCGTCAGGGGGTGATGATCCCCAGGGCGAACGTTCGGCACCTCATGTTGAACCATGACGTGCTCCAGGCCGTGAAGGACGGGAAGTTCTCCGTCTGGGCGGTGGGGACGATCGACGAGGGCATCGAGCTGCTCACCGGGGTTCGGGCCGGGCGGGAGCACCGGGACGGCTCCTATGCGCCCGCATCCGTCCACGGCAGGGCCAAGGCGCGGCTCTCGAAGCTCCTCTCGGACAACGTCAGGTTGCGTAAAAAACTCGGCGGGGACGACGAGGAGGATGAGGGAGGGCGGAGGGGCCGCGGGCCGGAGGAGGAGAGGTCGGCCAGGAGACGCGGCCGGTGAGCCGCCTGAGGGTGGGGATGGACCGCTCCGCTCCGCCCGCGGACGGGGCCGGACCCCTGAGGCGCTGGATCCTCTCCGTCCTGGACCTTCTGGAGGGGGTCTGGCACAACGAGGCCGACCCGCCTGCTCTGGGGCATGGGGAGCCGCTGGACGGGCTCGTCCTGACCGTGCTCTCGCAGAACACGAACGACCGCAACCGGGACATGGCGTTCGAACGGCTCAAGGCGCGTTTCCCGAGCTGGGAGTCCGTCGTCGAGGGCGGCGCCGAGGCCCTGGAGGACGCGGTGCGTCCCGCCGGGCTGGCGCCCACGAAGGCGCGGCGCATCCTGGAGATACTGAAGATCGTACATGGGGATTTCGGCGCCTACTCCATCGCGGAGCTCGCGAAGCGGGGGCGGGACGAGGCCAGGCGCTACCTGACCGCGCTGCCGGGCGTGGGGGAGAAGACGGCGGCGTGCGTCCTGATGTTCGACATGGCCCTCCCCGCGTTCCCCGTCGATACCCACGTCAGCCGGGTCTGCCGCCGCGTCGGGTTCGTGCCCGAAAAGGCGTCTCCGGACGATATCTGCGCGCTGATGGAGCGGGAGGTCCCCCCCCGGCGTTACCTTGGGGGGCACGTCAACATCATCGAACACGGCCGGGCGGTCTGCTCGGCGCGGAAGCCGCTCTGCGGGGCCTGCCCGCTCACGGCACTCTGCAACACGGGACGGGAGCGGGTCGCGGAGGCGATGGCGGTGGAGATGCGCAAGGGACGGCCCGGGCAGGGCCGTGCCCGGAAGGGAGGGGCGAGCGATGACGGAGGAAATCGAGAAAAACGAGGAAAAAACTGAGGGCCTGAGGGGACGATTCAAGCGTGCGTGCCGGACGTTTGGGGAATGGGCCTGGTGGTTCGTGATCGGCACCTTTCTTGAGAAGCGGGTGGCCGCTATCCGCAAGGAAGCCTGGGACATGAACGACAACGTCATGTTGCTGCTCTTCGGGGACTACCTGGGGCTGCCGAACCCCATCTCCTACTACACGCTGGAGCTGCTTCCCTACCTGGCGGAGGAGATGGTTCCCTGGCAAAGGCGTATAATGAATCGTCAATCGGTCGTCGCCGAGAAGGCGGCGCAGTATGATTTTACGTAGGATGTACAAATAGGATGTACAGGGCGGAGGATGGTGCATGAGCGAATCGTCTTTTGAGGAACGCGGGGCGGGCGTCTCGAGCCTGCCGAGTTCGGGCTGCAGGCCCTTCACCTTTTTCGGGGGGAAGGGGGGGACGGGAAAGACCACCTGTGCGGCGGCCTACGCCTGCCACCTGTCCTCCCGCGGATGCCGCACGCTCCTCGTCTCGACGGACCCCGCCCACTCCACGTCCGATGTCTTGGATGTGCAGCTGGGGGCGGACATCACCCCCGTGGCGGAGAACCTCTGGGGTCTGGAGGTCGATCCCGAGCTCGAGTCCAGGCGATACATCACCGCGATACAGGAGAAGATGCTCTCCATCGTCAGCCCGGCGATCGTGGACGAGATCAAGAAACAGATGGAGATCGCCTACGCCTCCCCCGGCGCGGAGGAGGCCGCCATCTTCGACAAGTTCGTGGAGCTGATGGACGAGCGCGGCAGGGCGTACGACGCGATCGTCTTCGACACCGCTCCCACGGGACACACCCTTCGTCTGCTCTCGCTGCCGGAGATCCTGGGAGGGTGGATCGAGACCCTCATCGCCAAACGTCGGAAGGCGATGGAGATGTTCGGGATGGCGGGGCGGTTCGACAAGGAGATGCGGAGGAGGGCGGAGCAGGACCCCGTCGTCGAGGCCCTTGTGCGGCGGCGCGACCGTTTCGAGCGAAGTCGGCGCTACCTGACGGACCCCGGGGCCTCGGCGTTCTACTTCGTGCTCAATGCGGAGAGGATGCCGATTCTGGAGACGGCGCGCGCCGTGGAGATGCTGATGAAGTTCGGGATCGGCGTGGGGGGCGTCGTGGTCAACCGGGTGATTCCGGAGGACGCGGGCGAGTTCTTCCGCGAACGGCTGAAGGCGCAGAAGGGGTATCTGGAGGATATCGGGGAGCGTTTCGGCCGCCTGCGCCGCATCGTGCATTTGCCTCTTCTCAGGACGGACGTTCAGGGCATGGACCAGATTAAAAAAATAGCGGAATGGATAGGGGAAATCGACGCATGATTCTGGGGACGGTGCAGTACCCCTCCCGTTACGGAGGCCTGGGTATCGGAGTGAAAAAGGGACTGGAGTATCTGGCGGAACAGGGAGAGT of uncultured Fretibacterium sp. contains these proteins:
- a CDS encoding ABC transporter permease yields the protein MFRIACNLLLRTSQLQRLFGIACLIFLGMGLLVPGRFISLRNFTSMSFQFAEVGLLSIAMTLSMISGGIDLAVVGTATLSGILGSMLMLHFIPHYPDSAVLVVVLAVVVSLTAGILCGLANGLLVAGMSLPPILVTLGTMQIFTGTAIILTRGSALHGFPEPFLWLGNGYLLGVPVPLIVFALAMLLCSAMLARTTWGFKLYALGTNASATRFAGVNNTLVLIETYMMSGLLAAAAGLVMYSRTNSAKADYGVSYILQAILVAVLGGVDPNGGSGRLSGVLLAILSLQFLSSGFSMLRFSNFFKEFVWGGLLLLVMLLGRLEGSGARPGMFEDENHKNEGKRER
- a CDS encoding ABC transporter permease is translated as MSTILKRWLGRNEFWVAATTIVLSVVIGSVNPAFWSLMNLCDLLRSATVTGLFALGAHMVLISGGIDISFTAIAAVSFYATTKFLVGVGYQGPMVWIFLLGASAGALLGFVNALFIAAAGLPPFIVTLGTQNLYRGFLLAFIGSNHISNLPQAMVAFSRWDLFRGTSESGIVYGLPGAVLFLLVAAFLASWILNRTLIGRGIYALGGDAASAERVGFNLAAIRCFTYVLAGALAGLTGIVHCSLSRMANPFDLVGSELNILAAVVLGGARISGGYGTVTGTLMGVGLLSIMTNSLILMGVPSYWQRVVAGLMILTGIGLPALKRLIRAGRARGVPSNV
- the speE gene encoding polyamine aminopropyltransferase; its protein translation is MSGTDEKPVTRAKRSNNLWMTEEQTENLRLSLKVTDILHQERTPWQDILVVETPEYGRALMLDGAIQLTERDEFCYSEMMAHVPICAHPDPRRVLIVGGGDGAILREVLRHPCVEVCTLIDIDERVVAASKRWLPSIGCALDDPRADVRCLDALEYIRTTSDRFDVAIVDSTDPVEFAAGLFQSPFYADIKRVLTPKGLMVELTESPFSDTALMRQAIGQMRTVFPVVRMYWGAVPTYPTGMWTYGAASLSPDPATPIREVRGTRYYTNAVHRAAFVLPPFLEDLIREDRCR
- a CDS encoding DeoR/GlpR family DNA-binding transcription regulator, which encodes MQRRAHPSILPAGRQRRIMDALRSEGAVTVESLVPLLGVSESTVRRDLELLSERGLLSRTHGGAVLPSLSTAFENAYADKTKAFVEEKARIGSRAASLVADGDTLILDAGSTTLEIARQLSEHRRLTVLTYDLAIAGCSEYHSSSSVFLAGGRIRCNFNETLGADTESFFRDVRVNKAFLGADAIDLQEGIFNANIAERSIKQLIVRAAQEVILVADHSKFGKSALVKICDFSDIDRVVTDRGLFPEVSQELERQGIPFEAV
- a CDS encoding autoinducer 2 ABC transporter substrate-binding protein: MKKVVGVSLVLVLALVALFVTMAAAQERVIATVVKLSGVNWFQRMEEGVVRYAADNGVNAFQQGPSKADAALQVQIVEDLIAQGVDALCVVPFSAEALEPVLKKARDQKIVVVTHEASAQQNVDYDIEAFDNAAYGVHFMDALAALMDKKGEYVVMVGSLTSKTHNEWVDAAIEHQKAHYPDMKWVGQKIETNDDQQTAYARTRELFKAFPNLKGFIGSSAVDVAGAGLAIEEMGLADKTAVVGTSLVSVSGQYLKTGAVDMISFWDPAEAGYAMNRVAELVLDGQAVEDGADLKVKGYEKIKLDGKVIYGQAWVDVTKDNMDQYNF
- a CDS encoding sugar ABC transporter ATP-binding protein, which encodes MLPYLELKDISKSFSGVRALRGVNLRLEQGEIRCLVGENGSGKSTLIKLVAGIIRPDSGSVLIDGEEHSFLRPRLSIAKGIQVIYQDFSLFPNLTVAENVALNTLVASGRRTIDRGEMNEIARKAMERLQVRLDPDALVEELPVASKQLVAIVRAVVQGARLIIMDEPTTALTRQEIERLLAIMEEQKRRGVSALFVTHKLDEVLKISDTITVLRNGRVVADEEARQFDTNRLTFFMTGREIAVARFRHEKNSGERPFLRVRGLNLPGAYRDVSFDLYRGEILGITGALGCGATELALSLFGFQPAKSGTIEISGGTVRVNSVRDAMRLGIAYVPEDRLSEGLLLPVSIARNMALSVIDRLSCGGFLRMHRVRESARSWLEKLRIAAPSVDIPVRNLSGGNQQRVLLARWLATEPRLLILNAPTAGVDVGSKAEIHALLRELAYEGMTVLIISNDIPELLSTCSRILLMREGRVVGETSADASEWELMEALAG